The Vespula pensylvanica isolate Volc-1 chromosome 5, ASM1446617v1, whole genome shotgun sequence genome includes a window with the following:
- the LOC122629513 gene encoding nuclear hormone receptor FTZ-F1 beta, which produces MSEQNGPGDGPGPGPGWWPSTQSWKSSGSVGSNSSSSSTSGTSGGSTSVSASCATAAATAPTTGSASSVSPTSSSTCCSSSSIGNSTMTTTRSTEAGKNVSVTAINVPPTHEMHDGKGICKYLGGQNGVTVSVVSNCGSVLGCTSSTSSVGSHGIGIGILGSNATDIDDADDSDGEISKIDFRGVNLRTKKKRDISVNQSGEKIGDCDGEGESGACDGNDTSQQQQPERPMSWEGELSDQEMSSNTLTNQDQHEETSMEGVQVCGSSPGPVEQKFPIKPEPDFRSSPGYTLGSFHEGNLSLSHNQQLQQQRGIENLEQTQQSDLPLLVGKLLGGYNSSTPNHSPVLNPRHHLTKHSHTRSQVPSPDSAIHSAYSVFSSPTQSPHAARHSALGAGSPIPSSSLSLSRHSFNNSTSSLSLSLSHSLSRNNSDASSSCYSYGSLSPPTHSPVQQPRHPHAHSQHQHQQVAQGSPLHLPTVAASAVSAHHYSSSAPGSELSSDGHPGTEDQEDCRIPAAPSGISTRQQLINSPCPICGDKISGFHYGIFSCESCKGFFKRTVQNRKNYVCLRGAGCPVTVATRKKCPACRFDKCLNMGMKLEAIREDRTRGGRSTYQCTYTLPANLVGSPANNMTASDKMNAAGNCSPAPPGSEHHYSVRHHSNHSYKVQVVPQLLQDIMDVEHLWHYNDSDRITGIQSGVITSGGTRSAPASDMLLGSGNGGGTGASAGRNGSATNGSGTDCSTNGHASNNINSRREDNTARPCPTGSASTGSHEQLSANAANVSNCNSQMCGNSNGNPSQHPDFLSNLCNIADHRLYKIVKWCKSLPLFKNISIDDQICLLINSWCELLLFSCCFRSMSTPGEIRVSLGKSITLEQARQLGLATCIERMLAFTNNLRRLRVDQYEYVAMKVIVLLTSDTSELKEPEKVRASQEKALQALQQYTIARYPEMPAKFGELLLRIPDLQRTCQAGKELLSAKRAEGEGSSFNLLMELLRGDH; this is translated from the exons ATGTCGGAGCAAAACGGGCCTGGCGATGGCCCGGGACCTGGTCCAGGTTGGTGGCCGTCGACACAATCTTGGAAGTCGTCTGGTTCCGTCGGATCaaactcgtcgtcgtcttctacCTCCGGTACAAGCGGCGGCTCCACTTCCGTTTCTGCCTCCtgcgccaccgccgccgccaccgcacCCACCACCGGATCGGCCTCGTCAGTCTCACCGACGTCCTCCTCCACCTGCTGTTCCTCCTCATCCATCGGCAATTCTACGATGACTACTACTCGTTCTACGGAGGCAGGGAAGAACGTTTCTGTAACTGCGATCAATGTCCCACCTACTCATGAAATGCATGATG GCAAAGGCATCTGTAAGTATCTAGGAGGTCAAAATGGCGTGACGGTGTCCGTAGTTTCAAATTGCGGCTCGGTACTTGGCTGTACGAGTAGTACCAGCAGCGTGGGCTCGCATGGCATCGGTATCGGTATTCTCGGTTCAAATGCCACGGATATCGACGACGCGGACGACAGCGACGGTGAAATAAGCAAGATCGACTTCCGTGGTGTCAATCTGCGAAccaagaagaaacgagatatCTCCGTAAATCAGAGCGGTGAGAAAATCGGCGATTGCGATGGCGAAGGTGAAAGCGGAGCTTGCGACGGTAACGATACGTCCCAACAGCAACAACCAGAGAGACCTATGTCATGGGAAGGAGAGCTCTCCGATCAAGAGATGTCTTCGAACACCCTCACTAATCAG GATCAACATGAGGAAACATCGATGGAAGGTGTTCAAGTTTGCGGTTCCAGTCCCGGACCTGTAGAGCAAAAGTTTCCGATAAAGCCAGAACCAGACTTTCGGTCAAGTCCAGGATACACGCTTGGTTCTTTTCACGAAGGGAATTTGTCTTTAAGTCACAACCAACAATTACAGCAACAACGTGGTATCGAAAATCTTGAACAAACACAACAGAGCGACCTACCTCTTCTCGTGGGAAAACTACTCGGTGGATACAATAGTTCCACTCCAAATCACAGTCCGGTTCTTAATCCAAGACATCATTTGACCAAGCACAGTCACACGCGATCGCAG GTACCATCACCGGATTCCGCGATTCATTCTGCCTACAGTGTCTTCAGTTCTCCAACCCAAAGTCCTCACGCTGCAAGACATTCCGCCTTAGGAGCAGGAAGCCCCATTCCTTCTTCCTCGCTCTCCTTATCTCGACATAGCTTCAATAATTCGACGTCCTCCTtatcactctccctctctcactcgctctcGCGTAATAATTCAGATGCTTCGAGCAGCTGTTACAGTTATGGCTCTTTGAGTCCACCTACGCATTCTCCCGTCCAACAGCCTCGACATCCGCACGCTCACTCGCAACATCAGCATCAGCAAGTAGCACAAGGTAGTCCTTTGCATCTCCCAACGGTTGCTGCTTCGGCCGTGAGCGCGCACCATTACTCCTCTTCCGCACCAGGATCAGAGCTTTCCTCGGATGGACATCCTGGAACGGAAGATCAAGAAGACTGTAGAATACCTGCTGCACCATCGGGTATCTCCACACGACAGCAGTTAATTAATAGCCCCTGTCCGATCTGCGGCGATAAGATCAGTGGATTTCATTACGGTATCTTCTCGTGTGAATCGTGCAAGGGCTTTTTCAAGAGGACCGTCCAGAACCGCAAAAACTATGTGTGCCTTAGGGGTGCAGGTTGTCCTGTTACCGTTGCCACAAGAAAGAAATGCCCCGCTTGTCGATTCGACAAATGCCTCAATATGGGAATGAAACTCGAAGCGATTAGAGAGGATCGTACCAGAGGTGGTAGGAGCACTTATCAATGTACATATACTTTACCGGCAAATCTCGTTGGTAGTCCTGCGAACAACATGACGGCAAGCGATAAGATGAACGCTGCTGGTAACTGCAGTCCTGCACCGCCCGGTAGCGAACATCATTATTCCGTTAGACATCATTCGAATCACTCGTATAAAGTACAAGTAGTACCGCAGCTTTTGCAGGACATCATGGATGTGGAACATCTTTGGCATTACAATGACAGTGATCGTATAACTGGCATTCAATCTGGTGTGATAACTTCTGGTGGAACTAGGAGCGCTCCTGCCAGTGACATGTTGTTAGGGAGCGGAAACGGCGGAGGAACTGGCGCTTCTGCCGGTCGAAATGGATCCGCTACCAATGGCTCTGGTACTGATTGTTCCACCAACGGGCATGCtagtaacaatattaatagtaGAAGGGAAGATAATACCGCAAGACCCTGTCCAACTGGCTCGGCTTCCACCGGTAGCCACGAACAATTATCCGCTAACGCTGCTAATGTCAGCAACTGTAATTCCCAAATGTGCGGGAATTCTAATGGTAATCCATCGCAACATCCGGActttctttcgaatctttGCAATATCGCCGATCATCGTCTGTATAAGATAGTCAAATGGTGTAAGAGTTTGCcacttttcaaaaatatttcaatcgacGATCAGATCTGTTTACTGATCAATTCATGGTGCGAGTTGCTGCTCTTCTCTTGTTGTTTCCGTAGTATGAGCACTCCTGGTGAAATAAGGGTATCTCTCGGCAAGTCGATCACTTTAGAGCAAGCAAGGCAACTTGGTTTAGCGACTTGCATCGAGAGGATGCTCGCTTTCACCAATAATTTGAGAAGGCTAAGGGTGGATCAATACGAATACGTAGCGATGAAG GTGATAGTGTTACTTACGTCCGACACCAGTGAATTAAAAGAACCCGAGAAAGTTAGAGCTTCTCAAGAAAAGGCTTTACAGGCACTTCAACAATATACTATTGCCAGGTATCCAGAAATGCCTGCCAAATTTGGTGAACTATTATTGAGGATTCCGGATTTACAAAGGACGTGTCAAGCAGGAAAGGAATTATTAAGTGCGAAGCGTGCGGAAGGAGAAGGCAGCTCGTTCAACTTATTAATGGAATTATTGAGAGGTGATCATTAA
- the LOC122629515 gene encoding V-type proton ATPase subunit H isoform X2: MVERTNIKEIIPALPDEKIDMLAATSALQQQAAEIRNQRINWQSYLQSQMIPKEDYDFIVAFDTSDTKAREAKLKENPHQAAKTFLNLLDHISKEQTTQYILTMIDDMLQEDRSRVEIFREHSSRKRESVWGPFLNLLNRQDGFILNMTSRIIAKLACWSHELMEKTDLQFYLTWLKDQLKLSNNEYIQSVARCLQMMLRVDEYRFAFVSVDGISTLLSVLSGRVNFQVQYQLIFCLWVLTFNPLLAEKMNKFNVIPILADILSDSVKEKVTRIILAVFRNLIEKVEDGQVAKEHCIAMVQYKVLKQLSILVQRKFDDEDITDDIEFLNDKLLASVQDLSSFDEYSTEIKSGRLEWSPVHKSGKFWRENASRLNEKNYELLRILVHLLETSKEPIVLSVASFDIGEYVRHYPRGKHVIEQLGGKQRVMQLLGHEDPNVRYEALLAVQKLMVHNWEYLGKQLEKEQTGASGTKSGAQVPAKA, translated from the exons ATGgtggaacgaacgaatattaaagaaattattccaGCATTACCCGACGAGAAAATTG ATATGCTTGCCGCTACGAGTGCTCTTCAGCAGCAAGCAGCTGAAATAAGAAATCAAAGAATTAATTGGCAGTCATATCTACA aTCACAAATGATACCTAAAGAAGACTATGACTTTATAGTAGCTTTTGATACAAGCGATACTAAAGCTCGGGAAgcaaaactaaaagaaaatccACATCAAGCTGCAAAGACTTTTCTTAATCTCCTTGatcatatttcaaaagaaCAAACAACACAATATATTCTTACGATGATAGATGATATGTTGCAG gAAGATCGTAGTCGTGTTGAAATATTTAGAGAACATTCTTCACGTAAACGAGAATCAGTTTGGGGACCATTccttaatttattaaataggCAAGAtggttttatattaaatatgactTCTCGTATTATAGCTAAGTTAGCTTGTTGGAGTCATGAGTTAATGGAAAAAACTGATCTCCAATTTTATCTAACTTGGCTAAAAGATCAACTTAAATTGAGT AATAATGAATACATTCAGTCTGTCGCACGATGTCTTCAAATGATGTTGCGCGTAGATGAATATCGTTTTGCATTTGTCTCTGTCGATGGAATTTCAACACTTTTGAGTGTCTTATCTGGCAGAGTAAATTTCCAAGTACAATATCAACTCATTTTCTGTTTATGGGTACTTACGTTTAATCCATTACTCgcagaaaaaatgaataa GTTTAATGTTATACCTATTCTTGCGGATATATTAAGTGATTctgttaaagaaaaagtgacTCGAATTATTCTTGCAGTATTTAGG AATCTTATAGAAAAAGTTGAGGATGGCCAAGTAGCCAAGGAACACTGCATTGCAATGGTTCAGTATAAAGTATTGAAACAATTATCTATTCTGGTACAGCGTAAATTCGATGATGAGGATATTACGGATGACATAGAATTTTTGAATGATAAATTACTAGCATCTGTACAGGACTTAAGTTCATTTGATGAATACTCTACAGAAATAAAATCTGGACGTCTCGAATGGTCACCTGTTCATAAATCCGGAAAATTCTGGCGAGAAAATGCTAGTCgattgaacgaaaaaaattatgaacttTTACGCATCTTAGTTCATTTATTGGAAACAAGTAAAGAACCTATTGTTTTGAGTGTAGCTAGTTTTGATATAGGAGAGTATGTGCGTCATTATCCACGAGGAAAACA tGTTATTGAACAATTGGGTGGTAAACAACGAGTAATGCAATTATTGGGCCATGAGGATCCAAATGTAAGATATGAGGCTCTTCTTGCTGTTCAAAAACTTATGGTGCACAATTg gGAATATTTAGGAaaacaattagaaaaagaacaaactgGAGCATCGGGAACCAAGTCTGGAGCACAAGTTCCTGCGAAGGCTTAA
- the LOC122629510 gene encoding DNA-directed RNA polymerase I subunit RPA2 gives MLSEPKLTNTSPDFGVPPDIQNPLLQSLGLPHVDSFNYMLEDGLSEAITDILPVYLQLANGDKIMLWIDNVSIHQPSVPTNVIGVKDYKIYPTECRQRGATYKGKIIVTLGWSVNGNSQETLEKDLGDIPIMVKSNRCHLNKMNPSELIAHGEHEQEWGGYFIIKGHERLIRMLLMTRRNYPIAIRRSGWKARGAQFSDLGLLLRSVRDDNTASNNTLHYVTNGSVKLMFTHRKVLYYTPLILILKCLVDVSDIFIYNALMAGCEDDLYYRGCILNMLRAVHEEDLHTHEQCKAYIGKMFRVKFFELPQDSSDIEICDFIIKHCITIHLDEPLDKFYLLVFMTKKLFAVANNKCAVEGADSVMMQECLLGGHLYLQVLKEKLYGWLTGLRILIMKRARNADSKYALTLQEMLHITKYGGSLESQMENFLSTGNLRTSTGLGLMQTSGLTIVAENINRMRYMSHFRAIHRGSFFQGMRTTETRQLLPDAWGFICPVHTPDGTPCGLLNHLTMNCIITKHPNSNLKAAIPTVLLDLGMLPISIADNWKDSYTVMLDGKLIGLIEDNIINRVSDNLRILKIKGKEVPSTMEIVLIPKKTVPAQYPGLYLFTNPARMMRRVMNLAVKKTELIGTFEQVYMDICITSEEAYDGLTSHQELAKTSFLSNLACLIPMPDCNQSPRNMYQCQMGKQTMGTPCHTWKQQSETKLYRLQTPASPLFRPVHYDKMDLDDFAMGTNAIVAVVSYTGYDMEDAMIINKAAYDRGFAHGMVYKSEFIDLKDQKSYFVRDPNKPFLAEKLDTDGLPIPGSIIKENDYFYCYYDAEQSNYVTGKYHGKEDIYIDNVKLCGTLNSNTPRRACITFRIPRNPSVGDKFASRAGQKGICSQKWPAEDLPFTETGLIPDIVFNPHGFPSRMTIAMMIEVMAGKSAAVHGLVHDATPFRFDENETAVEFFGKLLERGGYNYYGTERMYSGIDGREMTVDIFFGIVHYQRLRHMVSDKWQVRSTGPIDVLTRQPIKGRRRGGGVRFGEMERDSLISHGCSFLLQDRLFHCSDKTTALVCQKCGTLLGPVLELSINPTGITEKKQKCRLCGDDESVKEIDIPYIFKYLVTQLTCCNINVKLSFVEK, from the exons ATGTTATCTGAACCAAAGTTAACCAATACTTCTCCAGATTTTGGAGTACCACCGGATATACAAAATCCT TTATTACAAAGTTTAGGACTTCCACATGtagattcttttaattatatgttgGAAGATGGACTTTCTGAAGCAATTACAGATATATTACCAGTTTATCTTCAACTTGCTAATGGAGATAAAATTATGTTATGGATTGATAATGTATCGATTCATCAACCATCTGTCCCTACTAATGTAATTGGtgtaaaagattataaaatatatcctaCAGAGTGTAGACAAAGAGGTGCTActtataaaggaaaaataatagttaCATTAGGATGGTCTGTCAATGGCAATTCTCAAGAAACACTTGAAAAAGATTTGGGAGATATACCTATTATGGTCAAg TCTAATAGATGTCatcttaataaaatgaatcctAGTGAATTAATTGCTCATGGAGAGCATGAACAAGAATGGGGtggttattttataattaaaggaCATGAACGACTTATACGTATGTTATTGATGACAAGAAGAAATTATCCTATTGCAATTAGAAGATCAGGCTGGAAAGCTAGGGGTGCCCAGTTTAGTGATCTTGGATTGCTTTTAAGAAGCGTTCGAGATGATAATACCGCATCG AATAATACGTTGCATTATGTTACTAATGGTTCtgtaaaattaatgtttacACATAGGAAAGTTTTATACTATACACCTCTCATCTTAATATTGAAGTGTTTAGTCGATGtttcagatatttttatttacaatgcTTTAATGGCTGGTTGTGAAGATGATTTGTACTATAGAGgttgtattttaaatatgttacGTGCAGTACATGAAGAAGACTTACATACGCATGAACAATGTAAAGCATATATAGGAAAGATGTTTCGAGTTAAATTTTTTGAACTACCTCAAGATTCAAGTGATATAGAAATttgtgattttattattaa gCATTGCATCACTATACATTTAGATGAACcattagataaattttatttacttgtatTTATGACGAAAAAGCTTTTCGCTGTTGCTAATAATAAGTGCGCTGTAGAAGGTGCTGATTCTGTAATGATGCAGGAGTGTTTATTAGGTGGccatttatatttacaagtgTTAAAGGAGAAGTTATACGGATGGCTTACGGGTCTTAggattttaattatgaaacgTGCCAGAAATGCTGACTCTAAATATGCTTTAACATTGC AGGAGATGTTACATATAACAAAGTATGGAGGGTCTCTTGAATCAcaaatggaaaattttttatctactgGAAATTTAAGAACGTCTACAGGCTTAGGCTTGATGCAGACTAGTGGACTTACAATAGTTgcagaaaatattaatagaatgCGTTATATGAGTCATTTTCGTGCAATTCATAGAGGCTCCTTTTTCCAAGGAATGAGAACTACAGAAACCAGACAACTTTTACCTGATGCTTGgg GATTTATTTGTCCTGTACATACACCGGATGGTACACCATGTGGTTTACTGAATCATTTAACTATGAATTGTATTATTACAAAACATCCAAACTCTAATTTAAAAGCTGCTATACCAACAGTATTATTAGATCTTGGAATGTTACCTATTTCTATTGCTGATAATTGGAAAGATTCATATACCGTTATGTTAGATGGGAAATTAATAGGTCTTATTGAAGACAATATAATAAACAGAGTATCGGATAATTTAAGAATACTTAAGATAAAAGGCAAAGAAGTACCCTCTACAATGGAAATAGTATTAATTCCAAAGAAAACGGTACCAGCTCAATATCCaggattatatttatttactaatcCCGCGCGTATGATGAGACGAGTAATGAATTTAGCTGTCAAAAAAACAGAACTTATAGGAACATTTGAACAAGTTTATATGGATATTTGTATCACATCAGAAGAAGCCTATGATGgt tTAACTTCTCATCAAGAGTTAGCAAAGACTTCATTTTTGAGTAACTTAGCATGTCTTATTCCTATGCCAGACTGTAATCAAAGTCCAAGAAATATGTATCAGTGTCAA atgGGTAAACAAACAATGGGTACACCATGTCATACGTGGAAACAACAATCTGAAACAAAATTGTATAGATTACAAACACCTGCAAGTCCTTTATTCAGACCAGTACATTATGACAAAATGGATTTAGACGATTTTGCCATGGGTACCAATGCAATTGTAGCTGTTGTTTCATATACA GGATATGATATGGAAGATGCAATGATTATCAACAAAGCTGCTTATGATCGTGGTTTTGCACACGGAATGGTTTATAAATCAGAATTTATAGATTTAAAAGATCAGAAAAGTTATTTTGTACGAGATCCAAATAAACCTTTTCTTGCAGAAAAGTTAGATACTGATGGCTTGCCTATACCTGGCtctataattaaagaaaatgattatttttattg ttattatGACGCTGAACAATCTAATTATGTAACTGGTAAATATCATGGAAAAgaagacatatatatagataatgtaaaattatgtGGTACTTTAAATAGTAATACTCCAAGAAGAGCTTGTATTACATTTCGTATTCCA AGAAATCCAAGTGTTGGTGATAAATTTGCTTCAAGAGCTGGGCAAAAAGGAATTTGTTCACAAAAATGGCCAGCTGAAGATCTGCCATTCACTGAGACGGGTCTAATTCCAGATATAGTATTCAATCCTCACGGTTTTCCAAGTCGTATGACAATAG cTATGATGATCGAAGTAATGGCTGGAAAGTCTGCGGCTGTACATGGATTAGTACATGATGCAACACCATTTAGATTTGATGAGAACGAAACGGCAGTTGAATTCTTTGGAAAGTTACTAGAACGTGGAGGCTATAATTATTATGGTACAGAAAGAATGTACTCTGGTATCGATGGACGTGAAATGAcagttgatatattttttggaaTTGTACATTATCAGAGATTACGTCATATGGTTTCAGACAAATGGCAG gtAAGAAGTACTGGTCCAATCGATGTATTAACGAGGCAACCGATAAAAGGACGGCGTCGAGGTGGTGGTGTTCGATTTGGAGAAATGGAACGAGATTCTTTAATATCTCACGGGTGTTCATTTCTTCTACAGGACCGTCTTTTCCATTGCTCTGATAAAACGACT GCTTTAGTTTGTCAGAAGTGTGGAACGTTATTAGGACCCGTGTTAGAATTGTCGATAAACCCAACAGGTATAactgaaaagaaacaaaagtgtAGACTTTGCGGGGATGACGAATCTGtgaaagaaattgatattccgtatatatttaaatatcttgtAACTCAACTTACTTGCTGTAATATTAATGTGAAATTATCATTtgtagaaaaatga
- the LOC122629515 gene encoding V-type proton ATPase subunit H isoform X1, producing the protein MVERTNIKEIIPALPDEKIDMLAATSALQQQAAEIRNQRINWQSYLQSQMIPKEDYDFIVAFDTSDTKAREAKLKENPHQAAKTFLNLLDHISKEQTTQYILTMIDDMLQEDRSRVEIFREHSSRKRESVWGPFLNLLNRQDGFILNMTSRIIAKLACWSHELMEKTDLQFYLTWLKDQLKLSFEALQETDLHAEVMQDTSMEEAGEANELHELHNPNNEYIQSVARCLQMMLRVDEYRFAFVSVDGISTLLSVLSGRVNFQVQYQLIFCLWVLTFNPLLAEKMNKFNVIPILADILSDSVKEKVTRIILAVFRNLIEKVEDGQVAKEHCIAMVQYKVLKQLSILVQRKFDDEDITDDIEFLNDKLLASVQDLSSFDEYSTEIKSGRLEWSPVHKSGKFWRENASRLNEKNYELLRILVHLLETSKEPIVLSVASFDIGEYVRHYPRGKHVIEQLGGKQRVMQLLGHEDPNVRYEALLAVQKLMVHNWEYLGKQLEKEQTGASGTKSGAQVPAKA; encoded by the exons ATGgtggaacgaacgaatattaaagaaattattccaGCATTACCCGACGAGAAAATTG ATATGCTTGCCGCTACGAGTGCTCTTCAGCAGCAAGCAGCTGAAATAAGAAATCAAAGAATTAATTGGCAGTCATATCTACA aTCACAAATGATACCTAAAGAAGACTATGACTTTATAGTAGCTTTTGATACAAGCGATACTAAAGCTCGGGAAgcaaaactaaaagaaaatccACATCAAGCTGCAAAGACTTTTCTTAATCTCCTTGatcatatttcaaaagaaCAAACAACACAATATATTCTTACGATGATAGATGATATGTTGCAG gAAGATCGTAGTCGTGTTGAAATATTTAGAGAACATTCTTCACGTAAACGAGAATCAGTTTGGGGACCATTccttaatttattaaataggCAAGAtggttttatattaaatatgactTCTCGTATTATAGCTAAGTTAGCTTGTTGGAGTCATGAGTTAATGGAAAAAACTGATCTCCAATTTTATCTAACTTGGCTAAAAGATCAACTTAAATTGAGT TTTGAAGCTCTTCAGGAGACAGATTTGCATGCAGAAGTAATGCAGGATACTTCTATGGAGGAGGCAGGGGAGGCCAATGAACTGCACGAATTACATAATCCG AATAATGAATACATTCAGTCTGTCGCACGATGTCTTCAAATGATGTTGCGCGTAGATGAATATCGTTTTGCATTTGTCTCTGTCGATGGAATTTCAACACTTTTGAGTGTCTTATCTGGCAGAGTAAATTTCCAAGTACAATATCAACTCATTTTCTGTTTATGGGTACTTACGTTTAATCCATTACTCgcagaaaaaatgaataa GTTTAATGTTATACCTATTCTTGCGGATATATTAAGTGATTctgttaaagaaaaagtgacTCGAATTATTCTTGCAGTATTTAGG AATCTTATAGAAAAAGTTGAGGATGGCCAAGTAGCCAAGGAACACTGCATTGCAATGGTTCAGTATAAAGTATTGAAACAATTATCTATTCTGGTACAGCGTAAATTCGATGATGAGGATATTACGGATGACATAGAATTTTTGAATGATAAATTACTAGCATCTGTACAGGACTTAAGTTCATTTGATGAATACTCTACAGAAATAAAATCTGGACGTCTCGAATGGTCACCTGTTCATAAATCCGGAAAATTCTGGCGAGAAAATGCTAGTCgattgaacgaaaaaaattatgaacttTTACGCATCTTAGTTCATTTATTGGAAACAAGTAAAGAACCTATTGTTTTGAGTGTAGCTAGTTTTGATATAGGAGAGTATGTGCGTCATTATCCACGAGGAAAACA tGTTATTGAACAATTGGGTGGTAAACAACGAGTAATGCAATTATTGGGCCATGAGGATCCAAATGTAAGATATGAGGCTCTTCTTGCTGTTCAAAAACTTATGGTGCACAATTg gGAATATTTAGGAaaacaattagaaaaagaacaaactgGAGCATCGGGAACCAAGTCTGGAGCACAAGTTCCTGCGAAGGCTTAA